Proteins from one Athene noctua chromosome 20, bAthNoc1.hap1.1, whole genome shotgun sequence genomic window:
- the ZDHHC12 gene encoding palmitoyltransferase ZDHHC12 isoform X2: MGAGGLWARAAHTALSAGLTLGLLLHRTDLQKQVERGELLQSLIFVLLVLCSVLLYFKVSLMDPGFVKIQTQSRQENKSEEQSMVTPQIPSNIKMRRCGYCMVKQPMRAKHCQLCQHCVRRYDHHCPWIENCVGEKNHPLFIVYLSVQLVVLLWGGHVAWSGLYFEQSWEWLQHNILLLMSFLVIVIFTIVVLLLLISHFYLISCNTTTWEFMSHHRISYLRHSELENPFDQGVILNLWRFFCSCHLTAWEKIYFHRNNELV, encoded by the exons ATGGGGGCCGGCGGGCTCTGGGCCAGGGCGGCGCACACGGCGCTCAGCGCCGGCCTCACGCTGGGGCTCCTCCTGCACCGCACAG ATCTGCAAAAGCAAGTGGAGCGCGGAGAGCTGCTGCAGTCGCTGATCTTCGTCTTGCTGGTTTTGTGCTCTGTCCTGCTGTACTTTAAGGTGTCTCTCATGGATCCGGGTTTTGTTAA GATCCAGACTCAGTCACGCCAGGAGA ACAAGAGTGAAGAACAAAGCATGGTGACACCCCAGATTCCAAGTAATATTAAGATGCGTCGTTGTGGTTACTGCATGGTGAAG cAACCGATGCGAGCCAAGCactgccagctgtgccagcactgcGTACGGCGTTACGACCATCACTGTCCCTGGATTGAGAACTGCGTGGGAGAGAAGAATCACCCCCTCTTCATCGTCTACTTGAGCGTGCAGCTTGTAGTTCTGCTCTGGGGAGGTCACGTTGCTTG GTCAGGCCTCTACTTTGAACAGTCCTGGGAGTGGCTGCAGCACAACATTCTCCTCCTCATGTCCTTCCTCGTGATAGTTATATTCACCATTgttgtcctgctgctgcttattTCACACTTCTATCTGATCTCATGCAACACCACCACCTGGGAATTCATGTCACATCATCGCATCTCCTACCTGCGACACTCTGAGCTGGAGAATCCCTTTGACCAAGGGGTAATCCTCAACCTTTGGAGATTCTTCTGTTCATGCCACCTCACTGCATGGGAGAAAATCTACTTTCACAGGAACAATGAGCTTGTCTAG
- the PKN3 gene encoding serine/threonine-protein kinase N3 isoform X1 — protein MAAGTPQGSCHLQLGNGVNLMDPSFQQKLEGEKELLRRAIQKELKIKEGAENLRKATTDRKNLVHIEHVLKSSNRKLEQLHWELQELNARIVITDKEESKTDGSVSPDPCLWDRNPDPMARKVEALKKQLHVEMKVKQGAENMIQMYSTSKERKLLATAQQMLQDSKTKIEIIRMHIVKVSQSAGGMEDTVDPAVRMGTTISALELRIEELRHHLRIEAAVAEGAKNVLKILGGSRVQDRKFLAEAQSRLQESSQKIDLLRLSLEHQLSKLSPDHPKRALIKQELVNTSSLGAQHGSIQPTSVIKPTALTGTLEVRLMGCQDLLENVPGRSRMTSSSPICGSPSDLRSLSRTRVGLGIHGRSVAGKYLRNEEPCNEVLAVLKVDNKVVGQTNWGPVNNQAWDQSFVIELDRSRELEIAIYWRDWRELCAVKFLRLDDFLDNERHGMCLSLEPQGMLFAEVMFCNPVIERKPRLQRQKRIFPKQKGKEFLRAPQMNISVAAWGRLMMSFLPPCSSMSTLSPPLHDPIHTDFSPVPPQNHVDSVSKLSSDFPVGKFTFVDEAPPKPPRVFLMANSKESTPSPADSPCLKRLHVEEKSCSSAVTEFPILASPRKRTVQLEDFHCIAMLGRGHFGKVLLAQYKATGKLYAIKALKKKDIIRRDEIDSLNCEKRIFEVVNSSDHPFLVNMFACFQTPHHACFVMEYTPGGDLMMRIHEDVFPEYMAQFYTACVVLGLQFLHEKKIVYRDLKLDNLLLDAEGFVKIADFGLCKEGIGFGDRTNTFCGTPEFLAPEVLTDISYTRAVDWWGLGVLIYEMLVGESPFPGDDEEEVFDSIVNDEVRYPRFLSSEALSIIRKLLQKCPERRLGAGEKDAEEIKIQPYFKEIDWDALFARTLKPPFVPTLRDPTDISNFDEEFTSQKPILTPPEEVALLTRKEQTVFKDFDFVSRHLLDV, from the exons ATGGCGGCGGGGACCCCTCAG GGCAGCTGTCACTTGCAGCTGGGCAATGGTGTGAACTTAATGGATCCAAGCTTCCAGCAAAAACTGGAGGGTGAGAAGGAACTACTTCGCCGTGCTATACAGAAAGAGCTGAAGATTAAAGAGGGAGCAGAAAACCTGCGCAAAGCGACAACAGACAGGAAGAATCTTGTTCATATAGAGCATGTGCTGAAGTCTTCCAACCGAAAACTGGAGCAACTGCATTGGGAACTTCAGGAGCTTAATGCAAGGATTGTAATAACAGACAAAGAGGAGAGTAAGACAG ATGGATCTGTATCTCCAGATCCTTGTCTCTGGGATAGAAACCCAGACCCCATGGCGAGGAAGGTGGAAGCtctgaaaaagcagctgcatGTTGAAATGAAAGTGAAACAAGGAGCTGAGAACATGATCCAAATGTACTCAACGTCCAAG GAGCGGAAGCTGCTGGCTACAGCTCAGCAGATGCTTCAGGACAGCAAGACAAAGATTGAAATAATCCGCATGCACATTGTGAAAGTATCTCAGTCAGCAGGAGGGATGGAAGATACAGTGGATCCAGCAG TGAGGATGGGGACCACCATCAGTGCTTTGGAGCTGCGTATTGAGGAGCTGAGACATCACCTGCGCATTGAAGCTGCTGTAGCTGAGGgggcaaaaaatgtgctgaagaTCCTAGGGGGCAGTCGGGTACAGGATCGTAAGTTTTTGGCTGAG GCTCAGAGTCGTTTGCAAGAGTCCTCTCAGAAGATTGACCTGTTGCGCTTGTCCTTGGAACACCAGCTTAGCAAGCTTTCTCCTGATCACCCCAAAAGAGCACTCATCAAGCAGGAACTAGTAAATACTTCTTCCCTGGGAGCTCAACATGGCAGCATCCAACCCACTTCAGTTATCAAACCTACAGCCCTTACAG GAACATTGGAAGTGAGACTGATGGGGTGTCAGGATCTACTGGAGAATGTTCCAGGACGTTCTCGAATGACTAGTTCTTCTCCCATCTGTGGCAGCCCAAGTGATTTGAGATCCCTTTCCCGAACACGAGTTGGCCTGGGTATCCATGGCCGTAGCGTGGCAGGAAAGTACCTGCGGAATGAAGAGCCATGTA ATGAGGTCCTTGCTGTGCTCAAAGTGGACAATAAAGTGGTTGGCCAAACAAACTGGGGACCGGTTAATAACCAGGCGTGGGACCAGAGCTTTGTCATTGAGCTGGACCGG TCTCGTGAGCTAGAAATTGCAATTTATTGGAGAGACTGGAGAGAACTATGTGCAGTGAAGTTTTTACGTTTGGATGATTTCCTTGATAACGAACGTCATGGGATGTGCCTCTCACTCGAACCCCAAGGAATGCTTTTTGCAGAG GTGATGTTCTGTAATCCTGTCATTGAGAGAAAGCCAAGACTGCAGCGGCAGAAACGCATTTTCCCCAAACAGAAAG GGAAGGAATTTCTCCGAGCTCCTCAAATGAACATAAGTGTTGCTGCTTGGGGTCGCCTGATGATGAGTTTCCTCCCTCCGTGTAGTTCCATGAGCACTCTCAGTCCCCCGCTTCATGATCCCATTCACACAGACTTCTCTCCAGTTCCCCCACAAAATCATGTTGATTCAGTGTCCAAACTGAGCAG TGACTTTCCTGTGGGTAAATTTACGTTTGTTGATGAAGCACCACCCAAGCCTCCACGTGTTTTTCTGATGGCCAACTCCAAAGAATCAACTCCGTCTCCTGCCGATTCTCCG TGTCTGAAGAGGCTGCATGTTGAGGAGAAGTCTTGCAGCTCTGCTGTAACAGAATTTCCAATCCTGGCATCTCCAAG GAAAAGGACAGTTCAGCTTGAGGACTTTCACTGCATTGCTATGTTGGGACGTGGCCACTTTGGGAAG gTACTGCTGGCCCAATATAAGGCAACTGGGAAGCTGTATGCTATCAAAGCCTTGAAGAAAAAAGATATTATTAGGAGAGATGAAATTGATAG CTTGAACTGTGAGAAGCGAATATTTGAAGTGGTCAATTCTTCTGATCATCCATTCCTTGTGAACATGTTTGCCTGTTTCCAGACACCTCATCATGCTTGTTTTGTGATGGAATATACTCCGGGTGGTGATCTTATGATGCGCATACATGAAGATGTCTTTCCGGAGTATATGGCACA GTTTTATACAGCCTGCGTAGTCTTGGGGCTCCAGTTCTTGCAtgagaagaaaattgtttatAG GGACCTGAAATTGGATAATCTCCTTTTAGATGCTGAAGGATTTGTGAAGATTGCAGATTTTGGATTGTGTAAGGAAG GAATAGGCTTTGGAGACCGCACAAACACCTTCTGTGGCACCCCTGAATTTCTGGCTCCAGAAGTCCTGACAGACATCTCATACACTCGGGCAGTAGACTGGTGGGGATTGGGGGTGCTCATTTATGAGATGCTTGTTGGTGAG TCACCATTCCCTGGAGATGATGAGGAAGAAGTCTTTGACAGTATTGTCAATGATGAAGTCCGGTATCCACGATTCCTTTCATCTGAGGCACTTTCTATAATCCGTAAG CTTCTTCAGAAATGTCCAGAGCGTAGACTGGGAGCAGGGGAAAAAGATGCAGAAGAGATTAAAATCCAGCCCTATTTTAAG GAGATTGATTGGGATGCCTTGTTTGCCAGGACTCTGAAGCCCCCTTTTGTGCCCACTTTGAGAGATCCGACGGACATTAGCAACTTCGATGAagagtttacatcacagaagCCAATCCTTACTCCTCCAGAGGAGGTTGCTCTCCTAACCCGTAAGGAGCAGACTGTCTTCAAGGACTTTGACTTTGTCTCCAGACACCTTTTAGATGTTTGA
- the PKN3 gene encoding serine/threonine-protein kinase N3 isoform X2: protein MAAGTPQGSCHLQLGNGVNLMDPSFQQKLEGEKELLRRAIQKELKIKEGAENLRKATTDRKNLVHIEHVLKSSNRKLEQLHWELQELNARIVITDKEESKTVCADGSVSPDPCLWDRNPDPMARKVEALKKQLHVEMKVKQGAENMIQMYSTSKERKLLATAQQMLQDSKTKIEIIRMHIVKVSQSAGGMEDTVDPAVRMGTTISALELRIEELRHHLRIEAAVAEGAKNVLKILGGSRVQDRKFLAEAQSRLQESSQKIDLLRLSLEHQLSKLSPDHPKRALIKQELVNTSSLGAQHGSIQPTSVIKPTALTGTLEVRLMGCQDLLENVPGRSRMTSSSPICGSPSDLRSLSRTRVGLGIHGRSVAGKYLRNEEPCNEVLAVLKVDNKVVGQTNWGPVNNQAWDQSFVIELDRSRELEIAIYWRDWRELCAVKFLRLDDFLDNERHGMCLSLEPQGMLFAEVMFCNPVIERKPRLQRQKRIFPKQKGKEFLRAPQMNISVAAWGRLMMSFLPPCSSMSTLSPPLHDPIHTDFSPVPPQNHVDSVSKLSSDFPVGKFTFVDEAPPKPPRVFLMANSKESTPSPADSPCLKRLHVEEKSCSSAVTEFPILASPRKRTVQLEDFHCIAMLGRGHFGKVLLAQYKATGKLYAIKALKKKDIIRRDEIDSLNCEKRIFEVVNSSDHPFLVNMFACFQTPHHACFVMEYTPGGDLMMRIHEDVFPEYMAQFYTACVVLGLQFLHEKKIVYRDLKLDNLLLDAEGFVKIADFGLCKEGIGFGDRTNTFCGTPEFLAPEVLTDISYTRAVDWWGLGVLIYEMLVGESPFPGDDEEEVFDSIVNDEVRYPRFLSSEALSIIRKLLQKCPERRLGAGEKDAEEIKIQPYFKEIDWDALFARTLKPPFVPTLRDPTDISNFDEEFTSQKPILTPPEEVALLTRKEQTVFKDFDFVSRHLLDV, encoded by the exons ATGGCGGCGGGGACCCCTCAG GGCAGCTGTCACTTGCAGCTGGGCAATGGTGTGAACTTAATGGATCCAAGCTTCCAGCAAAAACTGGAGGGTGAGAAGGAACTACTTCGCCGTGCTATACAGAAAGAGCTGAAGATTAAAGAGGGAGCAGAAAACCTGCGCAAAGCGACAACAGACAGGAAGAATCTTGTTCATATAGAGCATGTGCTGAAGTCTTCCAACCGAAAACTGGAGCAACTGCATTGGGAACTTCAGGAGCTTAATGCAAGGATTGTAATAACAGACAAAGAGGAGAGTAAGAC TGTTTGTGCAGATGGATCTGTATCTCCAGATCCTTGTCTCTGGGATAGAAACCCAGACCCCATGGCGAGGAAGGTGGAAGCtctgaaaaagcagctgcatGTTGAAATGAAAGTGAAACAAGGAGCTGAGAACATGATCCAAATGTACTCAACGTCCAAG GAGCGGAAGCTGCTGGCTACAGCTCAGCAGATGCTTCAGGACAGCAAGACAAAGATTGAAATAATCCGCATGCACATTGTGAAAGTATCTCAGTCAGCAGGAGGGATGGAAGATACAGTGGATCCAGCAG TGAGGATGGGGACCACCATCAGTGCTTTGGAGCTGCGTATTGAGGAGCTGAGACATCACCTGCGCATTGAAGCTGCTGTAGCTGAGGgggcaaaaaatgtgctgaagaTCCTAGGGGGCAGTCGGGTACAGGATCGTAAGTTTTTGGCTGAG GCTCAGAGTCGTTTGCAAGAGTCCTCTCAGAAGATTGACCTGTTGCGCTTGTCCTTGGAACACCAGCTTAGCAAGCTTTCTCCTGATCACCCCAAAAGAGCACTCATCAAGCAGGAACTAGTAAATACTTCTTCCCTGGGAGCTCAACATGGCAGCATCCAACCCACTTCAGTTATCAAACCTACAGCCCTTACAG GAACATTGGAAGTGAGACTGATGGGGTGTCAGGATCTACTGGAGAATGTTCCAGGACGTTCTCGAATGACTAGTTCTTCTCCCATCTGTGGCAGCCCAAGTGATTTGAGATCCCTTTCCCGAACACGAGTTGGCCTGGGTATCCATGGCCGTAGCGTGGCAGGAAAGTACCTGCGGAATGAAGAGCCATGTA ATGAGGTCCTTGCTGTGCTCAAAGTGGACAATAAAGTGGTTGGCCAAACAAACTGGGGACCGGTTAATAACCAGGCGTGGGACCAGAGCTTTGTCATTGAGCTGGACCGG TCTCGTGAGCTAGAAATTGCAATTTATTGGAGAGACTGGAGAGAACTATGTGCAGTGAAGTTTTTACGTTTGGATGATTTCCTTGATAACGAACGTCATGGGATGTGCCTCTCACTCGAACCCCAAGGAATGCTTTTTGCAGAG GTGATGTTCTGTAATCCTGTCATTGAGAGAAAGCCAAGACTGCAGCGGCAGAAACGCATTTTCCCCAAACAGAAAG GGAAGGAATTTCTCCGAGCTCCTCAAATGAACATAAGTGTTGCTGCTTGGGGTCGCCTGATGATGAGTTTCCTCCCTCCGTGTAGTTCCATGAGCACTCTCAGTCCCCCGCTTCATGATCCCATTCACACAGACTTCTCTCCAGTTCCCCCACAAAATCATGTTGATTCAGTGTCCAAACTGAGCAG TGACTTTCCTGTGGGTAAATTTACGTTTGTTGATGAAGCACCACCCAAGCCTCCACGTGTTTTTCTGATGGCCAACTCCAAAGAATCAACTCCGTCTCCTGCCGATTCTCCG TGTCTGAAGAGGCTGCATGTTGAGGAGAAGTCTTGCAGCTCTGCTGTAACAGAATTTCCAATCCTGGCATCTCCAAG GAAAAGGACAGTTCAGCTTGAGGACTTTCACTGCATTGCTATGTTGGGACGTGGCCACTTTGGGAAG gTACTGCTGGCCCAATATAAGGCAACTGGGAAGCTGTATGCTATCAAAGCCTTGAAGAAAAAAGATATTATTAGGAGAGATGAAATTGATAG CTTGAACTGTGAGAAGCGAATATTTGAAGTGGTCAATTCTTCTGATCATCCATTCCTTGTGAACATGTTTGCCTGTTTCCAGACACCTCATCATGCTTGTTTTGTGATGGAATATACTCCGGGTGGTGATCTTATGATGCGCATACATGAAGATGTCTTTCCGGAGTATATGGCACA GTTTTATACAGCCTGCGTAGTCTTGGGGCTCCAGTTCTTGCAtgagaagaaaattgtttatAG GGACCTGAAATTGGATAATCTCCTTTTAGATGCTGAAGGATTTGTGAAGATTGCAGATTTTGGATTGTGTAAGGAAG GAATAGGCTTTGGAGACCGCACAAACACCTTCTGTGGCACCCCTGAATTTCTGGCTCCAGAAGTCCTGACAGACATCTCATACACTCGGGCAGTAGACTGGTGGGGATTGGGGGTGCTCATTTATGAGATGCTTGTTGGTGAG TCACCATTCCCTGGAGATGATGAGGAAGAAGTCTTTGACAGTATTGTCAATGATGAAGTCCGGTATCCACGATTCCTTTCATCTGAGGCACTTTCTATAATCCGTAAG CTTCTTCAGAAATGTCCAGAGCGTAGACTGGGAGCAGGGGAAAAAGATGCAGAAGAGATTAAAATCCAGCCCTATTTTAAG GAGATTGATTGGGATGCCTTGTTTGCCAGGACTCTGAAGCCCCCTTTTGTGCCCACTTTGAGAGATCCGACGGACATTAGCAACTTCGATGAagagtttacatcacagaagCCAATCCTTACTCCTCCAGAGGAGGTTGCTCTCCTAACCCGTAAGGAGCAGACTGTCTTCAAGGACTTTGACTTTGTCTCCAGACACCTTTTAGATGTTTGA
- the ZDHHC12 gene encoding palmitoyltransferase ZDHHC12 isoform X1 yields the protein MGAGGLWARAAHTALSAGLTLGLLLHRTDLQKQVERGELLQSLIFVLLVLCSVLLYFKVSLMDPGFVKSEEEVEADKSEEQSMVTPQIPSNIKMRRCGYCMVKQPMRAKHCQLCQHCVRRYDHHCPWIENCVGEKNHPLFIVYLSVQLVVLLWGGHVAWSGLYFEQSWEWLQHNILLLMSFLVIVIFTIVVLLLLISHFYLISCNTTTWEFMSHHRISYLRHSELENPFDQGVILNLWRFFCSCHLTAWEKIYFHRNNELV from the exons ATGGGGGCCGGCGGGCTCTGGGCCAGGGCGGCGCACACGGCGCTCAGCGCCGGCCTCACGCTGGGGCTCCTCCTGCACCGCACAG ATCTGCAAAAGCAAGTGGAGCGCGGAGAGCTGCTGCAGTCGCTGATCTTCGTCTTGCTGGTTTTGTGCTCTGTCCTGCTGTACTTTAAGGTGTCTCTCATGGATCCGGGTTTTGTTAAGTCTGAAGAAGAAGTGGAG GCAGACAAGAGTGAAGAACAAAGCATGGTGACACCCCAGATTCCAAGTAATATTAAGATGCGTCGTTGTGGTTACTGCATGGTGAAG cAACCGATGCGAGCCAAGCactgccagctgtgccagcactgcGTACGGCGTTACGACCATCACTGTCCCTGGATTGAGAACTGCGTGGGAGAGAAGAATCACCCCCTCTTCATCGTCTACTTGAGCGTGCAGCTTGTAGTTCTGCTCTGGGGAGGTCACGTTGCTTG GTCAGGCCTCTACTTTGAACAGTCCTGGGAGTGGCTGCAGCACAACATTCTCCTCCTCATGTCCTTCCTCGTGATAGTTATATTCACCATTgttgtcctgctgctgcttattTCACACTTCTATCTGATCTCATGCAACACCACCACCTGGGAATTCATGTCACATCATCGCATCTCCTACCTGCGACACTCTGAGCTGGAGAATCCCTTTGACCAAGGGGTAATCCTCAACCTTTGGAGATTCTTCTGTTCATGCCACCTCACTGCATGGGAGAAAATCTACTTTCACAGGAACAATGAGCTTGTCTAG